A genomic segment from Triticum dicoccoides isolate Atlit2015 ecotype Zavitan chromosome 1A, WEW_v2.0, whole genome shotgun sequence encodes:
- the LOC119269468 gene encoding uncharacterized protein LOC119269468, protein MGEETLVQAMPLAPHRHHHHVHPAAPDPAGVERRDDHPAAHAPRTRTGIAAAGDASEEEDVYYARKMLQGVVLRPPSHLPQPEAPPGLTRVVSTPAPNGRAEVEEGQRHVVERSNSAAAVVDVASIGRFFRDRRDVLSSAINRRISSLKEAPAPAPGDACYGVQEIHLPNVKVTVRLKEAIAADAEEDDGYGHSFSGSHIKGRVSFFSRSGCRDCAAVRAFFRQSGLPYVEINLDVFPEREADLASRAGAAARVPQIFLNEKLLGGLVVLNSLRNSGEFERRVREVAGRRCPDAAPRVPVYGFDTDAGEEGEEREDAMVGIARVLRHRLPIQDRFVRVKLVKNCFSGADMVDGIVNHLECSRNKAVEIGKELARKHFIHHVFRENDFEDGAQSLYRFLEHDPAVPRYYNFRGSTNDGEPKPAAAVGQRMTKIMVAILEAYASEDRRRVDYARVAASEEFRRYANLARDLQRADVFALPAGERLSFFLNLHNAMAIHAVIRTGQPAGAGAVDRRSFFTDFQYVVGGYPYSLTTIKNGILRGNRRQPYTIVKPFGASDKRLELAATKVNPLVHFALCNATRSSPTVRFYSTQGVEPELRHAAREFLLDGGVEIDLETRTVHLTRIIKWYSADFGQDRDILRWIVNYLDPTKAGLLTHLLNDGGPISIAYQDYDWSLNA, encoded by the exons ATGGGAGAGGAGACCCTCGTGCAGGCCATGCCGCTCGcgccccaccgccaccaccaccacgtccACCCCGCCGCCCCGGATCCGGCCGGCGTCGAACGTCGAGACGACCATCCGGCGGCGCACGCTCCGCGGACCCGGACCGGGATCGCCGCGGCAGGGgacgcgagcgaggaggaggacgtgTACTACGCGCGCAAGATGCTGCAGGGCGTGGTGCTCCGCCCGCCGTCGCACCTCCCGCAGCCGGAGGCGCCGCCTGGGCTTACGAGGGTGGTCTCCACGCCGGCGCCGAACGGGCGCGCGGAGGTGGAGGAAGGACAGAGGCACGTCGTCGAGCGGTCCAACTCCGCCGCGGCCGTGGTGGACGTGGCGTCCATCGGGCGCTTCTTCCGCGACCGGCGCGACGTGCTGTCCTCGGCCATCAACCGCCGCATCTCGTCGCTCAAGGAGGCGCCGGCCCCGGCGCCGGGGGACGCCTGCTACGGCGTGCAGGAGATCCACCTGCCCAACGTGAAGGTCACCGTCCGCCTCAAGGAGGCCATCGCCGCCGACGCGGAGGAGGACGACGGCTACGGCCACTCCTTCTCGGGCAGCCACATCAAGGGCCGGGTCAGCTTCTTCTCCCGCTCCGGCTGCCGCGACTGCGCCGCCGTGCGCGCCTTCTTCCGCCAGTCGGGCCTGCCCTACGTGGAGATCAACCTGGACGTGTTCCCGGAGCGCGAGGCCGACCTCGCGTCCCGGGCCGGCGCCGCCGCGCGCGTGCCCCAGATCTTCCTCAACGAGAAGCTCCTGGGCGGGCTCGTCGTGCTCAACTCCCTCCGCAACAGCGGCGAGTTCGAGCGGCGCGTGCGCGAGGTCGCCGGGAGGCGGTGCCCCGACGCGGCGCCGCGGGTGCCCGTGTACGGGTTCGACACCGACGCCGgcgaggagggggaggagagggaggacgCCATGGTGGGCATCGCGAGGGTGCTCCGGCACCGGCTGCCCATACAGGACCGGTTCGTGAGGGTGAAGCTCGTGAAGAACTGCTTCTCCGGCGCCGACATGGTCGACGGCATCGTGAACCACTTGGAGTGCAGCAGGAACAAG GCTGTGGAGATCGGCAAAGAACTCGCGAGGAAGCACTTCATCCACCACGTCTTCAG GGAGAACGACTTCGAGGATGGCGCCCAGAGCCTGTACCGCTTCCTGGAGCACGACCCGGCCGTCCCCAGGTACTACAACTTCAGGGGCTCCACCAACGACGGCGAGCccaagcccgccgccgccgtcggccagAGGATGACCAAGATCATGGTCGCCATACTCGAGGCCTACGCCTCCGAGGACCGCCGCCGCGTCGACTACGCCCGCGTCGCCGCCAGCGAGGAGTTCCGGAGGTACGCCAACCTGGCGCGGGACCTGCAGCGGGCGGACGTCTTCGCCCTGCCCGCCGGGGAGCgcctctccttcttcctcaacctgcACAACGCCATGGCCATCCACGCCGTCATCAGGACCGGCCAGCCGGCGGGCGCGGGCGCCGTCGACCGCCGCTCCTTCTTCACCGACTTCCAGTACGTCGTCGGCGGGTACCCCTACTCCCTCACGACCATCAAGAACGGCATCCTCCGCGGCAACCGCAGGCAGCCCTACACCATCGTCAAGCCGTTCGGCGCCTCCGATAAGAGGCTCGAG CTGGCGGCGACGAAGGTGAACCCGCTGGTGCACTTCGCGCTGTGCAACGCGACGCGGTCGAGCCCCACCGTGCGGTTCTACTCCACGCAGGGCGTGGAGCCGGAGCTCCGGCACGCGGCCAGGGAGTTCCTCCTCGACGGCGGCGTGGAGATCGACCTCGAGACCCGGACCGTCCACCTCACCAGGATCATCAAATG GTACAGCGCCGATTTCGGGCAGGACAGGGACATCCTCAGGTGGATCGTCAACTACCTGGACCCGACCAAAGCCGGGCTCCTGACGCATCTCCTGAACGACGGCGGACCCATCAGCATCGCCTACCAGGACTACGACTGGTCCTTGAACGCCTGA